The DNA window GTCCGGCAGCCCGTGGACCACTTCCCGCTTTCCTCCTTGTGGATTCTCAAGATAAAGCAGGGCCGGCCCTTCTCCTTCATAGTCCCGCAGGATTCCCGGATCGCCATAGAGAATCCGCTCGTCTTGATAGGAGAGCCGCTCTCCAATGGTCACCTTCACATTGCGAAAGCCAAAGTGAGTGAGCAGGCTCCCCAGGGTCCGGATTTCTTTATCCTTCCCCGCAAGCACCAACACTTTCGGCCGTTCTCTTAGGACGGACAAGATATGGGTCTGTCTCCCATGAATACTGACCAGACCTACATCCTCCCAGGGAATCCCCATACGGGCGCAGAAATACACCGCTGAAGAAACGCCGGGAATCCGCCGAAGCTGGATCTCTTTCTCCCGCCCCAATACTTCCTCCAGCCGCCTTGCTCCGCTGTAAAATCCAATATCTCCGGAAAGGGCCACCGTGATACGCTCCCGCTCAGGGTGGGCATGGATGTAGGATAAGATTTCTTCCGGCTGGTAGGCCGCGTACGTCTCCTGCCCCGGCCGGGCCGCCGCCTCCAGCATCCGCCTGGCCCCGATCAGAAGATCCGCCTCCTGGCAAGCCTTCCAAGCCTCTCTGGTAAAGGCATTGGCCGCCCCAGGACCAATCCCCGCAAGGGTTACCTGCCAGCAGGGCGTCAGAGATAGTTCTTCTGTCAGAAGCCTGCACAGCTGAGGCCACGTGTATCCCGTCTCTTCCAAAGGTTTTTCCACGACCACCAGGCGCACTCCCGTTTCCCTGGCTGCCGCCTGTTTTTCCAGATACCCGCCCGCTCTTCCCGATTCTTTGGTCACCATCCAGCGGATCTCATACTGGCGCATCAGAGCCACATTCAATTCTTTGGAAAAGGGTCCCTGCATGGCAATGATATGGCTCCCCGGTATTCCCATGGCTTCACAGGTCTGTAAGCCCTCCTGAAACGGCAGGATGCGCACATATAATCTCTCCTGATAGGCTTCCAGGGCTTGATAGGCTTTCAGTTCCTTGCTTCCCGTGGTCACCAGGACATTTCCGCTGGTTTTTCCAAGGAAGGCGGCCGCTTCCTGGATCGAGGACACATAGACTTCCTCTCCCCCGGCCTTCGTCTCCCGCAGCAGACGCAGATAAGGCATCCCGCGTTTCTTACATGCCTCCCTCAAATTTTCCGTCACTTCCCTGGCGTATGGATGGGTGGCATCGATCACGAGACGGGGCCCCAATTTCTGGATCCACGCTTCCATTTCCGTCTGGTCCATACGTCGGTGTGAGACGGTGAGATTGGGATGTTCTGTCAGCATCTGTTCGCCGTATTCTGTGGCTACGCATACATGGACCTGGATCTGCCTGCGGGTCAGATAGTCTGCGGCGATCCTGCCTTCCGTGGTCCCTCCAAAGATCAGTATCCTAGTCTCTTCCATTTGTCTCTCCCTCATACCGGTAGCCTCTGGGCGTGACCATCCTGCCGCGGATGGGCACCGTCTCCCGGTTTCCAATAAATACCGTGGTAAACATATCCACTTCCGTGTCTCTTAACTCCGCCAGGGAAAGCAGGCGGACCGCCTCTCCCTCCCGGTGGATGTTCCTTGCTATGCCGCACAGCGTTTCCGGCACTTTATAGCGCAGCAGCAGGTCGCAGGCTTTCTGCAGATGATCCCGGCGCTTATGGCTGGACGGATTATAGAGACACACTGCGAAATCTGCCTCTGCCGCCGCCAAAAGCCGGCGTTCAATGGTTTCCCATGGAGTCAGAAGGTCGCTTAAACTGATCACGCAAAAATCATGGCCCAAAGGCGCTCCCAGCAGGGCTCCCCCGCCAAGGGCTGCCGTCACGCCGGGGATCACTTCGATCTCTATGTCCTCATAGGCTTCCCCCACCTGGTACATGAGTCCCGCCATTCCGTAGACTCCCGCATCGCCGCTGCAGACCATGGCGGTCTTCTTTCCCTTCCTTGCCTCCTCAAAAGCCATGCGGCAGCGTTTTTCTTCCTGCCGCATGGGGGTAGACAGAAATTCTTTTTCCGGAAACTGCTCCCGCAATAGTTCAATATATACAGTATATCCTATGATAACCTGGGAAGCTTCCAAATACTGCTGGGCCTCCCTGGTCATCTGGCCGGGTCCTCCCGGCCCCATTCCGATCACCCATACCTTACTCAAATTCCACACTCCATTCTTGTTCCGCCGCCGCCACCGTCACCGGGCCAAAGGACCGTTTCGCCAGGATCAACGCTCCTTTCTCTCCTGCTGCCCGGACCGCGCTGCGCTCACATACATTGTCCACTCCTGTCACAGATTCCACAAAAGCGGAAGCGGTAAAATCCCCCTGTACCTTCCTTAAATCCTCCGCCCCGTAGACTTGCAGCGGCAGGAAATGTTTCTTACAGTATTCCAATAACCCTGGTTCCTGGGCCTTCCGGTCAATGGTTGCAACCGCTCGGATGCTTTGAGGCCAGATTCCCGCCTGCCGCAGCGCCTGCTCTACGGCGTACGCAATCTCCCCCTCGGTGGCTCCCTTCCGGCAGCCAATGCCAAGGACCACACATTTGGGAATCAGATACAGGGTTTTGTCAGTATCAGGGGGCAGCGCCTCCGCAGATACGCCCCCGGAACCTGAAGCGGACGGCTTCCAGATCCCGATGGAAATATCCGACTTTCGACAAAACTTCTCTGCCTCTTCTATATAAGTAACTTCTCCGGGAAGGTTTCCAGAAATACATCCTTTTCCGTTCTGCAGCTGAAGCGTCACCCTTTGCTCCCGCAGGATCTTAGCGGAAATCTCTTTGGCTTTCCCAAGATCCCGGATCCAAAGGCCATTCTTTACCGCGAACACATCTACCGCCCACTTGCCGTTTACGTCGGTGGCAGTGGTCAGCACCGCCTCCATAGAAAGGGCTTTTTCCAGCTCACAGGCCAGAGCGTTGGCCCCTCCCATATGGCCGGACAGAATGGGGATACAGTACCGTCCCCCTTCATCCGCCACCAGCACCGCCGGGTCTTTGGCTTTGGACTGTATCCAGGGAGCGATGGCCCGCACCGCGATCCCCGCCGCCCCGATAAAAATAAGGGCTTCCTTTTCCTGAAACTGCCGTCCGGTCCACTGGGAAAGAGGTTCTGTCACAGACCTTTCATCCCGGCTGTTTTTCACCGCTTCCCACACCTGATGTCCCCTGGCCTCCAACGCCTCTTTGACGGTATGGGCCAGGGACTTCCCCCGGCTGGTAAAACTAATGACTGCAATCTTCATCTTGCTTTCCTTTCCGGTATCCGGTGGTAAACTCTGGGTCGTACAGCTTGGACCTCTGGTAATTCTGATGGGTCACCACCTGCCCTACAATGATCAGGGCCGTCTTCGTAATGCCATAAGTCTTGGCCGTTTCTGCCAGTGTTCCTACGGTGCAGAGATAACAGGCCTCTTCCGGCCAGGTTGCCTTGTATACAATGGCCGCCGGGGTATCCGCCTCA is part of the Lachnospiraceae bacterium KGMB03038 genome and encodes:
- the cobK gene encoding precorrin-6A reductase, yielding MEETRILIFGGTTEGRIAADYLTRRQIQVHVCVATEYGEQMLTEHPNLTVSHRRMDQTEMEAWIQKLGPRLVIDATHPYAREVTENLREACKKRGMPYLRLLRETKAGGEEVYVSSIQEAAAFLGKTSGNVLVTTGSKELKAYQALEAYQERLYVRILPFQEGLQTCEAMGIPGSHIIAMQGPFSKELNVALMRQYEIRWMVTKESGRAGGYLEKQAAARETGVRLVVVEKPLEETGYTWPQLCRLLTEELSLTPCWQVTLAGIGPGAANAFTREAWKACQEADLLIGARRMLEAAARPGQETYAAYQPEEILSYIHAHPERERITVALSGDIGFYSGARRLEEVLGREKEIQLRRIPGVSSAVYFCARMGIPWEDVGLVSIHGRQTHILSVLRERPKVLVLAGKDKEIRTLGSLLTHFGFRNVKVTIGERLSYQDERILYGDPGILRDYEGEGPALLYLENPQGGKREVVHGLPDEGFLRGDVPMTKEEVRSVSLSKLRLKRDSVVYDIGAGTGSVAVEAALQAWQGQVYAVERLHQARELIRENARRFQADNLTVIQGEAPEALAELPAPDCVFIGGSGGKLRQILEAVFAKNPEARVVINAITLETVSEAVDCLNTIELREEEVVHMSAARSRKAGSYHMMQGQNPIYIISMTGGKEACPDYQES
- the cobJ gene encoding precorrin-3B C(17)-methyltransferase, with amino-acid sequence MSKVWVIGMGPGGPGQMTREAQQYLEASQVIIGYTVYIELLREQFPEKEFLSTPMRQEEKRCRMAFEEARKGKKTAMVCSGDAGVYGMAGLMYQVGEAYEDIEIEVIPGVTAALGGGALLGAPLGHDFCVISLSDLLTPWETIERRLLAAAEADFAVCLYNPSSHKRRDHLQKACDLLLRYKVPETLCGIARNIHREGEAVRLLSLAELRDTEVDMFTTVFIGNRETVPIRGRMVTPRGYRYEGETNGRD
- a CDS encoding cobalt-precorrin 5A hydrolase, giving the protein MKIAVISFTSRGKSLAHTVKEALEARGHQVWEAVKNSRDERSVTEPLSQWTGRQFQEKEALIFIGAAGIAVRAIAPWIQSKAKDPAVLVADEGGRYCIPILSGHMGGANALACELEKALSMEAVLTTATDVNGKWAVDVFAVKNGLWIRDLGKAKEISAKILREQRVTLQLQNGKGCISGNLPGEVTYIEEAEKFCRKSDISIGIWKPSASGSGGVSAEALPPDTDKTLYLIPKCVVLGIGCRKGATEGEIAYAVEQALRQAGIWPQSIRAVATIDRKAQEPGLLEYCKKHFLPLQVYGAEDLRKVQGDFTASAFVESVTGVDNVCERSAVRAAGEKGALILAKRSFGPVTVAAAEQEWSVEFE